One genomic window of Trichomycterus rosablanca isolate fTriRos1 chromosome 1, fTriRos1.hap1, whole genome shotgun sequence includes the following:
- the mrps33 gene encoding 28S ribosomal protein S33, mitochondrial: MANMSSYAVRMACLSARIFGDVARPTDSRSMKVVQLFKDPPLAQRKEVYDWYPQHKIYYSLTQKLRFLGLFRDEHQDFKEEMQRLRKLRGKGKPKKGEGKRAMKKK, from the exons ATGGCGAATATGTCCAGTTACGCCGTGCGCATGGCTTGTCTTAGTGCACGCATCTTCGGAGACGTGGCACGACCTACTGACTCCAGGTCCATGAAGGTGGTGCAGCTGTTTAAAGATCCTCCCTTAGCTCAGAGAAAAGAAGTGTATGACTGGTACCCTCAACACAAGATCTACTATTCTCTTACCCAGAAGCTTAGATTCTTGGGGCTTTTCAG AGATGAGCACCAAGACTTCAAGGAAGAAATGCAGCGTCTCAGAAAGCTACGTGGTAAAGGAAAACCTAAGAAAGGAGAAGGAAAGAGAGCAATGAAGAAAAAGTAG